A window of Parambassis ranga chromosome 10, fParRan2.1, whole genome shotgun sequence contains these coding sequences:
- the LOC114442972 gene encoding protocadherin alpha-3-like, with product MCVRGESVYVWIHVVALLCLCDWSDSQLSYSISEEVNKGTVVGNIAKDLNLNVQELETRDLRVVSSYSKTYFDVNLRTGILFVNERIDREEICPHVEKCSIKIQAAFKNPMNIHRIEINILDINDNSPSFSEQSHSLNISELLSPGERYLLPVAEDADTGSNTVKTYKLSQNQHFSLDVQAGGEHGVSAELVLQKALDREKQPAIKLILTAVDGGKPPRTGTLQLTVNVIDVNDNTPTFSNSLYKVRVKENAAPGTFVIRFNATDLDEDINSKILYSFIKRGNIDPSKIFDLNSETGEITVKGRLDYEETPSYEVRVQAMDQGASPRSAHAKLLVEIIDVNDNAPEISVTSLMTPVKEDAELGAIVAFISVSDKDGGTNGVTNCKVAGSGPFKLKSNYKNDYSLVVDGPLDRENASLYHVTVAATDEGSPPLSSSRVISVHVSDVNDNPPRFMEPVINVYIKENSPLGSVIYTINAFDPDLNNNAKVTYTFLDTSPKHIPISSVLNINSETGDIISLQSFNYEEVKTFQFKVQATDSGVPPLSSNVTVNILILDENDNNPMILPPYSEHGSVNSESIPYSAEAGYFVAKIRAVDADSGYNALLSYHLSEPKGNNLYRIGTSTGEIRTKRRMSDHDLKTHPLVVLVSDNGEPSLSATVSIEVMVVENSADIQTRFRHVPVKEDSFSDLNLYLLIAIVSVSVIFLLSLISLIAVRCHRTDSSFSRYSAPMITTHPDGSWSYSKSTQQYDVCFSSDTLKSDVVVFPGPFPPVDAELISINGGDTFTRTQTLPNKEKVGNIKELNI from the coding sequence ATGTGTGTGCGAGGAGAAAGCGTATATGTCTGGATTCATGTTGTTGCGctgctttgtctttgtgactGGTCTGATTCGCAGTTGTCATACTCCATTTCCGAGGAGGTGAACAAAGGCACAGTAGTGGGGAATATCGCAAAGGATTTAAACCTCAATGTACAGGAACTGGAAACCAGGGATCTACGTGTTGTTTCGAGTTACAGTAAGACATATTTTGACGTGAATTTGAGGACCGGGATTCTCTTTGTTAACGAGAGAATAGACCGAGAGGAGATTTGTCCGCATGTCGAAAAATGCTCCATCAAAATACAAGCTGCTTTCAAAAATCCGATGAACATACACCGCATCGAGATTAACATTCTGGATATAAATGATAACTCGCCTTCCTTCAGCGAGCAATCACATTCATTGAACATATCTGAATTACTGTCACCAGGAGAACGATACCTTCTCCCTGTAGCGGAGGATGCGGACACAGGAAGCAACACAGTAAAGACATACAAGCTGAGCCAAAATCAACATTTCTCTCTTGACGTACAAGCCGGCGGAGAACACGGTGTGTCCGCAGAGTTAGTGCTGCAAAAAGCTTTAGATCGAGAAAAACAACCTGCAATTAAACTTATCCTGACCGCTGTAGATGGAGGAAAACCGCCCAGGACAGGAACTCTGCAGTTAACagttaatgttatagatgtcaATGACAATACTCCAACATTCAGCAACTCTCTTTATAAAGTGCGTGTTAAGGAAaatgctgctccaggaacgtTTGTCATCCGTTTCAATGCAACAGACTTAGACGAAGATATAAACAGTAAGATCCTGTATTCATTCATAAAACGAGGAAATATAGATCCATCAAAGATTTTTGATCTAAATTCAGAAACTGGTGAAATTACTGTGAAGGGGAGACTAGACTATGAAGAGACCCCTTCTTATGAAGTGAGAGTTCAGGCAATGGATCAGGGAGCCTCTCCTCGTAGCGCACATGCTAAACTGCTGGTAGAGATAATTGATGTGAATGACAATGCCCCAGAAATATCTGTGACGTCACTTATGACGCCTGTTAAAGAAGATGCAGAACTAGGAGCAATTGTTGCTTTTATTAGTGTAAGTGATAAAGATGGAGGAACGAACGGAGTTACTAACTGTAAAGTAGCTGGGTCTGGTCCGTTTAAACTCAAGTCCAACTATAAAAATGACTATTCATTAGTTGTAGATGGACCTCTGGACAGAGAGAACGCTTCACTTTACCATGTCACCGTTGCAGCCACAGATGAAGGAAGTCCACCTCTGTCCAGCAGCAGGGTCATTAGTGTTCATGTTTCTGATGTCAATGACAACCCACCTCGGTTTATGGAGCCTGTCATTAATGTGTACATCAAAGAAAACAGTCCATTAGGTTCAGTAATTTACACAATAAATGCATTTGATCCTGATCTAAACAATAATGCAAAGGTAACTTACACATTTTTGGACACTTCTCCAAAACATATTCCAATTTCATCCGTTTTGAACATCAACTCAGAGACTGGAGACATCATCAGTCTGCAGTCGTTTAACTATGAGGAGGTAAAAACGTTTCAGTTTAAAGTTCAGGCCACAGACTCTGgtgttcctcctctcagcagcaacgtgactgtaaacattttaatccTGGATGAAAATGACAATAACCCAATGATTCTGCCACCGTATTCTGAACATGGCTCTGTTAACAGTGAGAGCATTCCCTACTCTGCTGAAGCGGGATACTTTGTGGCAAAGATCAGGGCTGTAGACGCAGACTCTGGATACAATGCGCTGCTTTCTTATCATCTGTCTGAACCCAAAGGAAACAACCTCTACAGGATCGGAACCAGCACCGGGGAAATCAGGACTAAGAGGAGGATGAGTGACCATGACTTGAAAACTCACCCCTTGGTGGTGCTAGTTTCTGATAATGGAGAACCCTCCCTGTCAGCTACTGTGTCTATTGAAGTGATGGTGGTTGAAAACTCAGCTGACATCCAGACTCGGTTCAGACATGTGCCTGTAAAGGAGGACAGCTTCTCTGATTTGAACCTGTATCTGCTGATCGCTATTGTTTCAGTGTccgtcatcttcctgctgagcCTCATCAGTTTAATAGCTGTCAGATGTCACAGGACAGACAGTAGTTTCAGCAGGTACAGCGCCCCAATGATCACCACCCACCCTGACGGGAGCTGGTCTTACTCTAAATCGACTCAGCAGTATGACGTGTGTTTTagctcagacacactgaagagtGACGTAGTGGTTTTCCCCGGACCGTTTCCACCTGTAGATGCTGAACTGATCAGTATTAATGGAGGAGATACTTTTACCAGGACTCAAACACTACCCAACAAAGAAAAGGTAGGCAATATTAAAGAGTTGAATATCTAG
- the LOC114442973 gene encoding protocadherin alpha-8-like, whose protein sequence is MQQGSVFRHWIYYFFAIFHICSVAAAQTVYSVTEESSPGTTVGNLAKDLHLDVQELESRGFQISGPNTRYLEVNVKTGVLLVKDRIDREGLCSRNVKCSLEVEAIVNTPLNLYRFDVKILDINDHAPSFRIPEIVLNVSESAFVGEKFALPKAIDADVGSFSVKSYKLSQTEHFTLDVQNSGEPSMFAEMVLHKTLDREKQPAIKLTLTAVDGGKPPKSGTLRITVNVQDVNDNIPIFDKALYKASVQENAPRGAAVISVHARDLDEGPNGEIQYSFINQDNDNDVDKFAINPITGEITVNGELDHEKNNAVEIRVQAKDKGQNPRASHCKVLVEISDINDNPPEISVTSLVNVVREDATIDTMVGLITVRDFDADKNGVVQVRIVDSVPFKIKNTYKNHYSLVVDGALDRERVSQYNVTIKASDEGLPPLSSTSIITVHVSDVNDNAPQFKEPVINIFVKENSPVGALIYTLTANDPDVDENAKVTFSLTNNQKNNVKGSLININSETGDIVTLQSFNYEELKVFQFKVQATDSGVPPLSSNVTVTVLILDVNDNNPTILAPYSEHGSVNSENIPYSAEAGYFVAKIRAVDADSGYNALLSYHLSESKGNNLFRIGTSTGEIRTKRRMSDNDLKTHPLLVLVSDNGEPSLSATVSIEVVVVENSADIQTQFRHVPVKEDSFSDLNLYLLIAIVSVSAIFLLSLISLIAVKCHRTDSSFSRYSAPMITTHPDGSWSYSKSTQQYDVCFSSDTLKSDVVVFPAPFPPVDAELISITEGDTFTRTQTLPNNEKVRCKPI, encoded by the coding sequence ATGCAGCAAGGGAGTGTTTTTCGGCATTGGATTTATTATTTCTTTGCTATTTTTCATATATGCAGTGTCGCAGCAGCACAAACGGTGTATTCTGTTACGGAGGAATCGAGCCCGGGGACCACAGTGGGAAATCTCGCCAAAGATTTACATCTTGATGTACAAGAACTGGAAAGCAGAGGTTTTCAGATTTCTGGACCTAACACGAGATATTTAGAAGTAAACGTTAAGACTGGAGTACTTCTAGTGAAAGACAGAATAGACCGAGAGGGGCTTTGCTCGCGGAACGTGAAGTGTTCTCTGGAGGTGGAAGCCATTGTGAACACTCCGCTGAATCTCTATCGCTTTGACGTTAAAATATTGGACATAAATGATCATGCACCGTCTTTTCGGATACCTGAGATTGTTTTGAATGTATCGGAGTCGGCGTTTGTTGGTGAAAAATTTGCTCTACCAAAAGCAATTGATGCTGATGTCGGGAGCTTTTCAGTCAAAAGCTACAAGCTCAGCCAAACGGAGCACTTCACGCTGGACGTGCAGAATAGCGGAGAGCCGTCTATGTTTGCTGAAatggtactgcataaaacattAGATCGTGAAAAACAGCCAGCTATCAAACTAACGCTAACAGCTGTAGATGGAGGAAAACCACCCAAATCAGGGACATTACGCATTACAGTAAATGTGCAAGACGTTAATGATAATATTCCCATATTTGACAAAGCATTGTATAAAGCCAGTGTACAGGAGAACGCACCGCGTGGTGCAGCTGTAATTTCTGTGCATGCCCGAGATTTAGACGAGGGTCCTAACGGAGAAATACAGTATTCCTTTATCAACCAAGATAATGATAACGACGTGGATAAATTTGCCATCAATCCCATAACAGGAGAGATTACAGTAAATGGTGAACTGGACCACgaaaaaaacaatgcagttgAAATTAGGGTCCAAGCTAAAGACAAAGGGCAAAATCCAAGAGCATCTCACTGTAAAGTACTCGTTGAAATTAGTGATATTAATGACAATCCACCAGAAATATCAGTGACATCTTTAGTTAACGTGGTGAGAGAAGATGCAACCATTGATACAATGGTAGGACTAATAACGGTAAGAGATTTTGACGCTGATAAAAATGGCGTTGTACAGGTTAGAATAGTTGATTCTGTGCCATTTAAAATTAAGAACACATATAAGAATCATTACTCTTTGGTCGTAGACGGAGCTCTAGACAGGGAGCGCGTTTCTCAATATAatgtcacaataaaagcaaGTGACGAAGGCCTGCCGCCCCTTTCCAGTACAAGCATTATTACAGTTCACGTGTCTGACGTCAATGACAACGCACCTCAATTTAAGGAACCTGTGATAAACATTTTCGTCAAAGAGAACAGTCCTGTAGGTGCCCTTATCTACACGCTGACAGCAAATGATCCCGATGTAGACGAAAAtgcaaaagtaacattttcctTGACTAATAACcaaaaaaacaatgttaaagGATCACTTATTAACATCAACTCTGAAACTGGAGATATAGTCACCCTTCAGTCCTTTAACTATGAAGAGTTAAAAGTGTTTCAATTTAAAGTTCAGGCGACAGACTCTGGggttcctcctctcagcagcaATGTGACTGTGACTGTTTTAATTTTGGATGTGAATGACAATAATCCAACAATTTTGGCCCCCTATTCTGAGCATGGCTCTGTTAACAGTGAGAACATCCCCTACTCTGCTGAAGCAGGATACTTTGTGGCAAAGATCAGGGCCGTAGACGCAGACTCTGGATACAATGCGCTGCTTTCTTATCATCTGTCTGAATCCAAAGGAAACAACCTGTTCAGGATCGGAACCAGCACCGGGGAAATCAGGACTAAGAGGAGAATGAGTGACAATGACTTGAAAACTCATCCCTTGCTGGTGCTGGTTTCTGATAATGGAGAACCCTCCCTGTCAGCTACTGTGTCTATTGAAGTGGTCGTGGTTGAAAACTCAGCTGACATCCAGACTCAGTTCAGACATGTGCCCGTAAAGGAGGACAGCTTCTCTGATTTGAACCTGTATCTGCTCATCGCTATTGTGTCGGTGTCCGCAATCTTCTTGCTGAGCCTCATCAGTTTAATCGCTGTCAAATGTCACAGGACAGACAGTAGTTTCAGCAGGTACAGCGCCCCAATGATCACCACCCACCCTGATGGGAGCTGGTCTTACTCTAAATCGACTCAGCAGTATGacgtgtgtttcagctcagacacactgaagagtGACGTAGTGGTTTTTCCCGCACCGTTTCCACCTGTAGATGCTGAACTGATCAGTATTACTGAAGGAGATACTTTTACCAGAACTCAGACTTTACCTAATAACGAAAAGGTAAGATGTAAACCTATTTAA